From the Oscillatoria salina IIICB1 genome, the window AATGCGGCGATGACTTATGCTTTGGGATATGCGGCTTGTCGTTTCTATGAGTCGCAAATTAATCCTTTGACTTCTGAGGAGACTTTGGCGGCTTCGGAAGCTGAGAGTGAGGTGTATTTGCAGGAGGCGATCGCGCAAGAGGTCGTTATGGATACTATTTTAGTTCACTTGCTCTTGGCGGCTAATCCTGAGCAAAGTTTAGCGGATTTGTTGCCAGATTTGGAAAAACTCAATCTTGCTCCCGCTTCGGTGGAATATCTGGCGAGTTTAGAGCAACTTCCGCCTTTAGAAACCCTACTGGATCGAATTAACGAAGATTTTGCGGCTCCTTTACTGGTTAAATGTAATCAAGTTGCGTTGAGCGATCGCCAAATTACTCCGGCTGAGGCTGAAGCGATCGCGAAAATTACTGACAAGTTTGATTTCGAGATCGCTCCTCTCCCAGCAGAAGTCAGTTAGCAGCGATCGCTTTACCAGTTTTCTATTACGCGATCGGATTGGCGAGCGGGCGATCGCTGGCAACTATAGCAGTAAACAGTAAACAGTGAACAGTAAACAGTGATGAGAGCCTATGCTAGCAAGGTTTTCCGAAAATGAGGATGTCCTAACTAATTCGTTCTCTGCTATAACTCGTATAAATACTCAAATAAAAGCTTAATTCCTGTAGGTGAGTTTTGGCTAGCTCCAAATCACCTACTTTTTTTAGCAAAATTATCCTGAATTGCTGGCTTTTCTTCCGTAATTTTTCCTAAGTATTATTCTCGTTTTTCCCTTTTTTAAAGGTAATTTATCCTGGTTTTCTCAGGAAAACAGTTAATTTTAAAGACTTGGTGAAGAGGATCAAAAAATCCTGACATCTGCCTCTTGAAACAGAGTAAAAATATAAATATAACTACCAATAAAAGTCTTATGGAAAAACTATTCTCACTGCGTTTAACTACTGCGGTTACGGCAACTGTTTTAGTTCTTTTGGTAAAAGTTCCCTCAGCCAATCAGAGTGTTAATTTAAGTAAAAATTTGCATCAGGAGATAAAAATTATGGTAGCAAGTAACCTGAGTGATTGGAAATTATTCGAGTTTCAGCCAAAGAAGCGCGGAAACTAAACATTTAATTGGTGCATCTACATGAAATTAATAAAAATATTTTTCTCTTCAAGGGCTGGGTATCATACTCAGCCCTTGTTGTTCTATAAATAAATAACTAATAGCGAGTAAGCTAAGATCCTACCACTACCAGATTAAATCGCTTATAGTTAAAATAGAGCTACCAGATAAGTTCTTATGAATAAGCAAAAAATACTTCTAGAGCCAATTTTACCAGCTACTAAACAAGAGATTCAGCAATTAATTCTTGGACTTTTAACACCTGAAGAAGGTGTAAGCTTAAAAATAGGTAACGAAAAAGTTTATCTTCCCCCGTCACTATGCGAACTATTGATTCAAGCTGCTGAGATTATGGCAGACGGAAAAGCGGTATCATTATTGCCAGTAAGTCAGACATTAAGCATAGAAGAAGCTGCTAATTTTCTGAATGTATCAAAATCATTTTTAGATAAATTGCTTGAAGAGGGAAAAATTCCCTACAGTAAGATGGGGGTAAAAAAGCAAATTAATTTGTCAGATTTAATGGCATATAAAAAGCAACGAGATGCCCAACGTCGGGAACTGATGATTGAATTAGCTCAATTTAGCCAAGAAGAGGAACTGCATGAGAAAAATATCAATAGTTGAAATTCTCGATTGTTCTCCTTTGGTATTCAACATCAGGGAAACACTTCACCTAGATTTACAAGATTTCTTCAGAGATGCTGGTTGAAATAATTTTAGTAAAGAATAAAATCAATGATTTTAGCATCTAGAAAGCTAGTTCCCAATCCTGTAGTTTTGGATTCTTGTGTTATATTTCCACTATATTTACGTGATACTTTGTTTCGTGCTGCGGAAGTAGGTTTGTATCAGGCTATGTGGTCAGAAGAAATTCTTGACGGTGCAACTCGTAATCTTGTTAATCAGGGAAGAATGACAATTGAGAAAGCGGCGCGTTTCAAGGCGGTACTCAAGGAAGCTTTCCCAGAGGCGATCGCTGAAGTACCAGATGATTTAATTGTACAGATGACTAACGATCCTCGCGACCGCCATGTGGTTGCTACGGCGGTGGTGACAGATGCTAAAATTATTGTTACTTTTAATTTAAAAGACTTTCCGGTGGATGCTCTTGCACCTTGGGGAATTCAAGCTTTGCATCCTGATGTTTTTCTCAACCGTCTTTATGAAGACGCACCGGAAATCGTCGCTGATTTGATTCAACAGCAAGCTGAAGATTTGCAAAATCCACCGCTAACTATCGAGGATTTACTTACTAGGTTGAAGCTACAAGTACCAGTTTTTGCTGACAAAATGAAATGTTATTTTCAAGATTTTAACTAAAAAATAATTTATTAACTTAATTGTTGTCCGATTTCTTGACGCAAACGATAGAGAATTGTATTCGGTTCGACTTGAGAAAGAATCTCTTGAATAACAGTAGAAGGTCCCATTGGTCCCCAAGTACAACCTCTTTCTAAATATTCTTGAGCGACTTTACCGACAACATAAGCACCATAACCAGAAATACCACCTTGAGCGATCGCAGTGCTAGCGTAAGTGGCGATCGCTTCGGGACTACCTAAACTACTTACCGCAGCCGCACCAGTTTTGCCAATTCCTAAGAGAAAGCTAGTACCGATTTCACTGATTAAGGTACTACCCGCACTCCAAATAATCTTTTTCCACAGTTTACCTGCTTCGTAGCTGGTAATCGGTAAACCATACAATCGGGCTAAAGAGCGAATTAAGAATAAATCTGCGACAGTTCCTCCGAGAATATCGAAAATAGCGATCGGATTTGCCGCAACAGCTACGGCTTTATACTTGGTATACTTCCAAATCAGCTTTTCCGCTTCTTCTTGGCGCATTTCCAAGGTTTTGCGGGCAATATTCGCCTCAGCCTCCTTAGCTAAAAATAACGCATTCAGAGCGAGTAGCGATCGCCCTTCTCGATTTAATACTTTTAATATTTTTGCTCTTAAATCGTCGATTTGCGGTGGCGGACTTTCCCACTCTTCGCCAACAGTACCATCTTGCCATTCTACCCGCACCCGTCGCTGTGGCGGTTCGGCGGAAACCATGACAATTTCTTCCGGGGATAAAACCTCATCCAGTCGTTTCTCCGCTTCCCTACCAGTCCCCAACAATCTTAACTGTTGATAAATCTCCTCGCGGTCTTTATCTGGATACAGGTCAACTTTATTAAACACCAACAGCAACGGTTTCTGACTTTGACGCAATTCACACAAAGCCTCATATTCCGTCCGAGTAATGTCCCCAGCGACAATAAATAAGATTAAATCAGCTTGACGGGCGACTTCCCTTGCCATTCTCGCCCTTTCTTCCCCATGCACTTCATCTAAGCCAGGAGTATCGATTAATTCTACCAATACTTTACCTCCAGGCGGTTGCCAGCGCACCGACTTGGGCCACTTCGTCACGCCGTGTAAAGGTCCGGTTTGCAGCAATTTTTGTCCTAATAAAGCGTTGAGAACCGAAGATTTCCCGCGACTAACTAAACCAAAAGCGGCGATAAAAATCGTTTTATCATCTAACTTATCCGCAGCCGCTTTCAAAGCTTGTAAATCACTGCGGACTGCGGCTTGTAGTTCCACGTCTGGGGGATAATTCCAGTGACGACGAAAGCTTGTATACCAGGATAGCGCCTGCTGGATACTCGCACGCGCTAAGTTAAAGTGAGTTTCTTGGGGTGTTGATTGGCTCAAGGTTAGCTCAAAATCGACAGTCTACACCTATAATCGCAAATTTGCGCGTCTTTCGTGGGTGGAATTCCCTACCGTTGTTTTCTGGTTAGGAAATCTTGCTTTCAGTTTGGCTAATTTTTGCTCGAAATTCTAAGATTGCGTCTAAAGGATCGTTTTTGACCACATATTCTGCTAATAACGCCAAATCTAGATTAGGTAATAACTCGCTTTGGGAGGTTTGTTCGTATTCTTCGCCTCGCAGACAATAAATTGTCAAGAGATTATTTTGCCAAAACCAAACTTCTCTAATTCCTATGAATTTCTCTGAATTACTAACTTTTTGAGTTCAATGCGGTTTGTAAAAGTTTGTTTCACCTCAGCCCGCGTAGGCGGGCTTTTTTCTTGTAGCCCCACCCTTCGAGAGTGAGGGCTAATCTTCTATTGAAGTCATCTAATTTCTTCTTTATTTGACTTTCTTTTTGACTGCAAAAATTTTTCCTGGTTATAAAGTGCAAGGTTATTCCAAAACAAGTCTTCGACAAAAAAGATAATCAAACAATAGTCTGGTATCTGAGGATATTCTAACCACGCAACTTGGATAATGCCGTCAAAGGACTTTTGCACTTGTTTGAGTTGCTTTTCGATTTCTTGAAGTCCTTGACATAAAAGAGAAATTTCTACCCATTTACCTGCTTCCGTTGAGAATAACTTTTCTAGAAAAGGAAGATTACACTCAAATTCTACTAAATCTGCTGTTAAACAAGAAAGTTCGTCTTCAATATCTAAATTTTCTTGGGGTTTATCCGAGTAAATAAAATTTGTTTTCATCTAAATAAATCCTGAAATATTTCAAATTCTTCTTCTGTTACTATACGTCTTTCACCTCGTCTAAGCTTAATTTGATGTGCTTTTTGAGTACGGTTAATTGTTGTGACTAATTCTCCATCTGGTTCAAAAATGTGTTCTCGCCCTTTTTTACTGCGAAGTACATATCTGCCATCTGATTGCAAAAAAATATCACTTTGTTTGGCGATTTGAGCATCGTTAAATGTAGGAATAACTCGTCTTCCTTCGCTTCTCCTTTCTTCAGAATGCTTGCTTCTTTTTGGACTAATTATTAAACACCTCATCTAGATATAGCAAACATTAAATGGTGTTAGGTACGTTTTTCTGTTTAAATTAAAGATAAATATTCCTTACCAATTCAAACGCACCCAATTCCAAATTTAAGCAATTTTTTCTTCGGATTTCGCGGCTTTTAAATGTCCAATTGCCTTACTTACAAAGCCTTGCAAGAATGCTTGGCGCTGATTCTCTTGGAAAACTTTTTGAATTTTTCCTTTCAATCTTTCGAGATTAAAACCTTCACCTGATGCCGCACTAATTTCTTGTTCTTGGAAATATTCAATTAAGCTTAATCCGGCGATTCTAGTTAAATAAGCCGCACTCACACCTTGAACTGCACCACCTGCAAAATAGGTAACAGCGTGAGATTTTAACAGGCTACCAATGCTTTGAGTTGTTAACTCGACTATCCCCAATTGTACCATCAATTTGCCAATAGTTGCGGCGGCAGTTTTTGCTTGGTCGAGGGAGAATTTTTGCTTGTAAATTACGCCTAAATCAACTAACATTTGTCCGTTAACTGCGGCGGCGGCTACTAAATCTAAAGCGGCGACGGGATTAGCAAAAGCGGCGGCTGCGGCAATCCATTGATATTGTTCGATAATGGGGAGGGCGCGCGATCGCCTAACTTCGTTTAAAATTTGTTTGGCTTGTTTCTGCAATTCTCTGGCTTCGCGCCAAGTAGTTCCCCAAATTAACTCTTGACTTTCTGTCTTAATTATGCTACGCAAATGAGTCTGAAGATCGCCGAGATTAGGTGATTGGGGTTCCATATATTCTGCCACGGAACCGTCTTCTTGATGTTTGCGGACTTTTTCGGGTGCGGGTGCGGCGGAAATTCCAATTACGTCTTCTGGGCTAATAATTTCTTTGACTCGATAACGCAATTGTTGCAAAATTAAAGCTTGTTCTTCGGGTACATAAAAATCTTGTTTATTAAAGATTAATAGCACTCTTTGTTTAGCAGTGCGAAGCTGTTGTAAGATTTGATATTCTGATTCAGTTAAATCACCCGTAGTTACGAATAAAACTAAGTCACAAGCGAGAGATTTTTTCGTAACATTACTTTCGCTGTCAGTAATTGCATTAATTGCTGCTGTTTCAATTAACTTAACTTTTTCGGTGATTTCACCTGCTGGTAAAAGTTGGTAGAGAGTCGTTTTTCCGACACTCTTACCACCAGTAATTGCTAATTGTAAATCCTGACGTTTGGATAAATTTGGTAATTGAGCAAGTTGTTGTTTTAAATTAGAAGTATCGATATTTGGCGCTTCTTTTTCCAGATAATCAATCGTAGCCGACGCAGACGCGATCGCCTCTGCTACAATTTGCTTATCCACTGGTAACTGTTGGGAGAGAAGGAGATTTTGCGGGGACTTTTGTTGCAACAACCAAAAAACTCCACCCGTAGCGATCGCGCCTAAAAATCCTAATTCACCCACATCGATCGCCGCATGGTGTAAACTCGACCATAGCCACAGTGTCACCGACAAACCCATACCACCGACTAAAATTGGCTTCTGCCATAATTTTTCTGTCATTTTTCTCCCCGCCTGAGCATTTCTACTTCTATGCTACGCCTTACTGTGCCTCGTGGGAATACAGCGATCCCGACTAGCTAAAAGTTTAACTTAACTATGGTAACGTTCGGCGCGATCGCTAAGATAGTTTTTCTTCAACCTCCTCTGAGTTGCAGAGAATTTCTCCAACTGAAATTCCTTAGTTATGTTACAAAGTTATTAATTACCAAATTCATCTTAACTCCCAAAGAAATATCCTCTACATTTCGTTGAGAAAATTTCACACTTTGGCTAACACCTAACTTTCTTCAGCGAACAAATAAAAATTTTTACTATTACTATAATGAAACCCAAACTTAAATTTCGTTGGTTGATTTTGTTCGTTTTACTCCTCGGTATATTTTTTCGTTTTCTCAATCTCGATGGTAAACTGTACTGGCACGATGAAGTACATACATCTTTACGAATTAACGGCTACAATTCCCAGGAAGTAATTGTAGAAGTTTTCACTGGCGAAGTTACTACTATCGATAACTTATTAAAGTTTCAGCTTCCCAGTTCCGAAAAAACTCTTAGTGACACTATCTCAGCCTTGCTCACCCATCCCGAACATCCGCCATTATACTATTTATTAGCTCATTTTTGGGTACAATTATTTGGCGGTTCGGTAGCTGTCACCAGAAGTTTATCAGCAATAATTAGTTTACTAGCATTTCCTTGTTTGTATTGGTTATGCCGCGAATTATTTAATTCCCAGTTAATTGCTTGGATAGCCATAATTCTATTTGCTGTTTCTCCAGTTCACGTTCTCTACGCCCAAGAAGCCCGAGAATATAGTCTCTGGACAGTAACTATTTTACTCACAAGTGCGACACTTTTACGAGCAAAGCGAAAAAAAAGTTTAGCTGCTTGGTTAGTTTATAGTCTCAGTTTAACAACTGGCTTTTATACATCTTTACTTTCCGCATTTGTTGCCCTCGCCCACGGCATTTACTTAATTATAATTGAACGCTGGCACTGGACAAAAAATTTAGTTTACTATTTCCTCTCCTCAATATTAAGTTTAGTTCTTTTTACCCCGTGGCTAATCGTAATTTTCAACAATTACAGTAAAATGCAAACTCAAACTAACTGGGCAAAAGTTCGGGAACCTTTTTGGGTTTTGTGGAGTAGTTGGGAACTCAGTTTAAGTTCAGTTTTTATCGATATTCATCCGGAAGTAAACTTTTGGCTGATTCCCCGATTTGCGCTATTTTTACTATTAGCTGTCGGCTACTCAGTTTATTTTCCTTCTCGTCGTCGGCAAACCCAAAATCAATGGCTGTTTATTTTAACGTTAATTTGCGCCAACAGTTTAGCAATTATTTTACCAGATTTACTTTTTGGGGAACGACTCTCTACTGGTACTCGTTACTTTATCCCTGCTTATATGGGTATACAAATAGCTGTTGCTTATCTGCTTGCTGATGCTAAATTTCTCTCGCGCAAAATTTGGACAGTCATAGTTTCCTTACTACTTGCTGCGGGAATTATCTCCTGTGGAATAAGTTCCCAAGCAGATACTTGGTGGAATAAAATTTCTAGCTATCATAATGCAGAAATTGCCCAAATTATCAATCAAAGTTCTCGTCCCCTTTTAGTTAGCGATGCTTTTGATATTAATCTAGGTAATATTATTTCTCTCACTCATCTTCTTGAGAACAAAGTGCGATTGCAATTGATGGTTAAACCCAAGTTCAAATCGATTTCGAGTAATTTTGAGAATGTATTTGTGTTTAATCCCTCACCAACTTTAAAAGCAGCAATCGAAAAGCAGGATAATTTGCATTTAGAACTGGTTTATAATTCCGGTTATCCTTTGTGGAAGGCGATTAAATTGTAGATTGTGGATTTGATATTTTTGGGGCTGATAAAAATCCACAATCTATTTTTTGGTTTAGCTTCACATTTGGGCTACCTCTACGGCTTTTTTCTCAGATTTGCTAGCGAAAACTAGGCGCGGCATTAGTAAAGCTTTAATTATCAACCAAAGAGAGTGTAATTCACCAGGGGCTTCGCGGCGCAACCATTGTCCTGGACGACAATAAAGCATTTTTATTAATTGGCGTTCTTCGCTTAAATTCGGCTTTTTGAACTGAATTTCGAGGCAAGTCTTTCTGGTAGAGTTATCGACTTTTTTGACTCTACCAGTGAGAAGTAATTTATCTTCAACAAACCAAAAATTAACTGGTAAATCTGTCCAATCTATTTCCTTTTCTCTTATTCCTAATAAAGCCACTTCTGCTCCCGACTCAGAAACTTTATTGGTGACGCCAAAGACAAGGCGATCGCCAATTTTCAACTCTACTTTTCGCTGCAAATTAAACCATTGATCGAGATCGGGTTGGGGTGCATCAAGCATAGTAAGTAAAGTCACAGCGAGGATTAAAAGGTTATAGCAACTCCAGATTAAAACCAAGATTGAACCATTAGCTAATCCTTGAGATGGAGTTAGGGCGGGAAACAATTCACAGCTAATTAAACAGTTACCGAAATTACGCCAAAGACCGATAATTGTGCCAATTAAAATAATAATTAACGGAGCAGCCAAAAACCAGTTAAAATGGTAGCGATCGCTAGAAATTCCTTTCGCCGTAACTCGAAATTTAGTAGAGAAAGGACTGAGTAAAGTTTGCACAATTTCTACAGCGATGGGAAAGCATAAAGCTACTGAATAAACATCAGAAATTAATGCCGAGCGCGAACGTTTACTTAACCAAGAATGTACCGAAGTTTGCAGCAAATAACTAGGTAAAAAGAAGTATAACCAAGCTTCTAATGTGGCTCGAACTGGAATTACGCCAAAAAATGGATAAGCTAATGGTAAAATCAAAAAACAAATGCGGGCAATAGTCCCAAACCAAAGCAACAATCCTTCTAAATGTGCTAGTCTTTGTCGCCAAGTCAAACCAGGAATAGTTAAGGGGTTAGCGCTAATAAAAAATGCTTGCATTGTTCCTCGTCCCCAACGCAATCTTTGGGCGGTGTGTTCGGCAATACTATCAGCAGCTAAACCGGCACTTAATTGTTCGTCTAAATAAATGACTTGATATCCTTTTGCTGATAACTTAATTCCGGTAAAATAATCTTCGCTTAAAGATTCAGTGACAAAACCTCTTACTTCTAAAAGATGGCTACGTCTGACTAAAAAAGAGCTACCATAACAAAGGACACTGTCGGCACCATCGCGAATTGGTTGGTTGCGTCGAGAAAATTCTTCGGGGTCGTGATTGAGAATATTTTCTAATCCTAAGTTGCGGGCGATTGGGTCAAAGTTGTAAAATTCTTGATGGGTTTGTACCAAGGCAATTTGCGATTTTTGGAAGAAGCCAACCGTGCGAGTAAGAAAGTTGGTTGTGGGAACAAAATCGGCATCGAAAACAACAATTAACTCGCCTGTGGTTTGGGAAATTGCGTGATTTAAGTTACCCGCTTTGGCATGACGATTATCCGGTCTGGTAAGATATTCACAGCCTAATTCTTGGGCTAGCTGTCGCATTGATTGGCGCTTTCCGTCGTCGAGTAAATAAATTTTCTTATTGCTATATTCAATTGCTTGACAACCGATAATTGTTCGTCTGACAATAAACTCAGCTTCGTTATAAGTAGGAATTAAAATATCCACTGAAGGTGTATAATTTCCCTCAATTACGGCAACTGACATTCGCTCTGCTTCTCGATGCCGAACCTTGGTTCCTAATGATAAAAATATTTGGATACTACTAGCAAAAATTATCAAAAATTCGAGGCAAAATAATGTTAAACTAAAGACGCCATCTAGAGGAGTAGCTAAATTCAAAGTTGCCAGACTGCGCCATAACAGATAGCGAATAGTTAAAGCTAGTAAAATCGATACTACTATTATTTGCGACCACCGACGTTGCTGAGGCGAAATTTTCATTACTACCTGGGCAATTAAGAACAAAATAAGCGTCGGTAAAAACAAGTAAAATGGATGAGTAAAATCTGGTACTTCTACCCAAAAAGGTGGATTTTGCTGCCAAAAATGTAACTGGGCAAAAATACTACTAACGGTAGATGCACCCAAAAACCAAGAAATGGCGATCGCGCCAACCATTGCTAATATTCCCAGCATTACCCCAGTCGCTAGTCGCAACCGCAAAATTTTTCTTAACAAACGACGTTTACCTTTGAGTTTGCGAATTCCGGATAAAGACATTTGATTTTCCCTAGTTCGATAAGTAGTTTTTCTTAATTTTAATATTCCCTAAAATTTATTGTTTTTTCAAAAAAGTGAGATTTCACCTAATTTAGTCTGAGATTTCGATGAGAAAAACCTCTGAATTGGAATTAAATATTTTCTCAGACAATTCTCAGGATAATTTCAGCCAGAAAACTTATCTTAGAGATAGAAAGATTTGATAACCAAATTGAGGATACCCGCTACTATGAAGTTTACTTACTTATTTATACTCGCAGCAGTTGCTCTTTTTAGCTTTGGTTGCACCAAAGAAACATCAGATACGTCTTCTAACCCTAACACTGTAACTGAGACAGACTCGACTGTTATCGCCGAAAACCAACAAACTTCGCAAAACAGTAACTCTGGAAGCTTTATTAACGGAGAAAAAACTACTCAAGGTACGGTACGTTTTGTTACAGAAAACGGACAAAATTACCTAGAATTTGACGACAGTTTCCAAACCGGAGAAGGTCCAGATGTATTTGTTCTTTTACATCGCGAAGGTAAGCCGGAAAGCTATCAGGAAGCAGATTATGTCAATTTGGGAGAGATAGAAAACTTTAGCGGTTCTCAGCGCTATGCTATTCCTAATGAGGTTAATCCTGCGGATTTTCGTTCTGTGGTCATTTGGTGTCGTCAGTTTAATGCTACCTTTGGTTATGCACCTCTGGGGACGTAATTGTGGCTACCCTTTCTAGTTACTGATGATGGTAATTAGAAGTTATCAACTTTACCAACTTTTGACTAAAAAAGAGATGAGTTTAAAAGATTGGCTGACTTTAATTCATCCAGCGATCGCCATTATCTTAGTTTACCCTCTTCTGGGGATCGCTGTTAATTTCGCTTGGCAAACTCGCCAGCGACGCTTGCAAACGACCGCCGGGAAAAGTAAAATTCCCCCGGTAGTCGGACGAGAACATTTGCAAATTGGAAAATGGCTTTCCGGTATAGTTGTGCTAGTTACTTTACTGGGGCTAGCTTATCCGTTAATTTACAAAAATATCCTCGAAAAACAGCTTTTTCGTAACCAACCGGGACAATTCATTTTTATCTTGCTGATGTTTGCGGCAACTATTGCTAGTTTAGTCTTACTTTACCGAGGTAGACAGAAAACTTGGCGTGGGATTTTTGCTACTTTAACAGGTATGGGTTTGGTGGTTCTCGGTTCTCAAGAAGGGGTTTGGCGCTTAACTTCTCATTGGTATTGGTCGCATTTTTATTATGGCATAACTGCATCGATGTTGATGATTTTTTCCCTAGCTACAGTTGAAGATATTTATCGAGATAAATCGAATCGCTGGCGCTATCTCCATACAATTTTAAATTGTTTTGCAGTTTTGCTTTTTCTGGGACAAGGTATTACTGGAGTCCGAGATTTATTTGAGATTGGTTTGTGGACTCAACCACCAGCTTAGTTAAAATCACTACCAATTACAAAAATCAAACAGTTGCTTGAAGTACTGCTGGCTTTTCAATTACTTGATGGGTAATGGGTAGGACGACAATAAAGTCGGTTCCTACTCCTACTTCCGATTGACAAATAAGTTGACCTTGATGTTTTTCTGCGACGATTTGACGACTAATTGCTAAACCTAAACCAGTACCTACACCTACAGGTTTGGTAGTAAAAAAGTTATTAAATATTTTGACTTGATTTTGTCGGGAAATGCCGCAGCCGTTGTCCGTGATGTGGATAGCTACTCTTTCTAGGTCGAAACTTTTGGTAGTAATAATAATTTGTTTTGATTTTTGCTGATTTTCTTCGAGGGCATCGAGGGCATTAACTAAGAGATTGGTGAATACTTGATAAAGGGAACTTGTATAACCTTCAATTTTGGGAATATCGCCATAGTTACGGACAATTTTGACATCTTTTTTGATCCGGTTGTTCAGAATTAAAAGCGTACTATCGAGACAAGCGTGAATATCTACGAAATGAGGTTCGGCTTCGTCGAGACGAGAAAAGTTTTTCAAACTAAGGACAATTTGGCGTACTCGTTCGGAACCAATTTTCATTGAGTTTAATAGTTTGGGTAAGTCTACTGCTAAGAACTCTAAGTCAATTTCTTCAGATTTTTTTTGGACGCTAAGAGAAGGTTGAGAAGTTTCGTTTTGGTAGGTATGAATTAGGTCAAAAAGATCGTCGATGTATTCGCTAGCATGAATTAAGTTACCATAAATAAAGTTAACTGGGTTATTGATTTCGTGAGCAATTCCAGCTACCATGCGTCCTAAACTCGACATTTTTTCGCTTTGCAATAGTTGTTGTTCGGAGGTGGCTTTTTGTTCTAGTAAAAGTTGCTTGACTCGTTGGATTAACTGATTTAAAGAAGTTGCTAAAATGCCAATTTCGTCTTGGGTGGTAACGGGTATTTGAAGGTCAAAATTAGATTCTTTGGTGGCTTTTTGGGCTACTTCAGTTACCCTTTTTAAAGGATTGGCGATCGCGCGAGTGGTAAAAATCGCTAAAATGGTGGCGATCGCGATCGATGACAAGATACTTATCCCGATAATCGCCAGCCGCAGCTTATCTACCGCTTTTAGTTCGGATTCGGCAGCTAGATTCTCTTGATAGGAAATTGCTACTAAGTCGGTTAATTCGTTGGAGATGGCATCAAATTTTTGGGCTAAGTCGATGTTGGTAAATTTTAGTAATAATTCTTGCGCGGCGGCAATTTCGGCGGGTGAGTCTAAGTTATCAATATCGATCTGTTTTAGCACTTGATGTAATTGCTGGAAATATGCAGCTAACTTTGCTTCGTTATTTTCGATAAAAAGCGGCATCATTTCCTGATGTAACGGATCGTTATGTTTTTCTGTTGTTACAAATTCTCTGACTTCTGCCCAGGTTTGCTTGGTGATTGCTTCATATTCAATAAAATGGGCGTACTCATGCCGAAATTCTTCTGGTTGTGAAATTAAAGGAATCAACTGTTGTTGGTGGGTTCTGGCTTGTAAA encodes:
- a CDS encoding glycosyltransferase family 2 protein, whose translation is MSLSGIRKLKGKRRLLRKILRLRLATGVMLGILAMVGAIAISWFLGASTVSSIFAQLHFWQQNPPFWVEVPDFTHPFYLFLPTLILFLIAQVVMKISPQQRRWSQIIVVSILLALTIRYLLWRSLATLNLATPLDGVFSLTLFCLEFLIIFASSIQIFLSLGTKVRHREAERMSVAVIEGNYTPSVDILIPTYNEAEFIVRRTIIGCQAIEYSNKKIYLLDDGKRQSMRQLAQELGCEYLTRPDNRHAKAGNLNHAISQTTGELIVVFDADFVPTTNFLTRTVGFFQKSQIALVQTHQEFYNFDPIARNLGLENILNHDPEEFSRRNQPIRDGADSVLCYGSSFLVRRSHLLEVRGFVTESLSEDYFTGIKLSAKGYQVIYLDEQLSAGLAADSIAEHTAQRLRWGRGTMQAFFISANPLTIPGLTWRQRLAHLEGLLLWFGTIARICFLILPLAYPFFGVIPVRATLEAWLYFFLPSYLLQTSVHSWLSKRSRSALISDVYSVALCFPIAVEIVQTLLSPFSTKFRVTAKGISSDRYHFNWFLAAPLIIILIGTIIGLWRNFGNCLISCELFPALTPSQGLANGSILVLIWSCYNLLILAVTLLTMLDAPQPDLDQWFNLQRKVELKIGDRLVFGVTNKVSESGAEVALLGIREKEIDWTDLPVNFWFVEDKLLLTGRVKKVDNSTRKTCLEIQFKKPNLSEERQLIKMLYCRPGQWLRREAPGELHSLWLIIKALLMPRLVFASKSEKKAVEVAQM
- a CDS encoding DM13 domain-containing protein translates to MKFTYLFILAAVALFSFGCTKETSDTSSNPNTVTETDSTVIAENQQTSQNSNSGSFINGEKTTQGTVRFVTENGQNYLEFDDSFQTGEGPDVFVLLHREGKPESYQEADYVNLGEIENFSGSQRYAIPNEVNPADFRSVVIWCRQFNATFGYAPLGT
- a CDS encoding DUF4079 domain-containing protein — its product is MSLKDWLTLIHPAIAIILVYPLLGIAVNFAWQTRQRRLQTTAGKSKIPPVVGREHLQIGKWLSGIVVLVTLLGLAYPLIYKNILEKQLFRNQPGQFIFILLMFAATIASLVLLYRGRQKTWRGIFATLTGMGLVVLGSQEGVWRLTSHWYWSHFYYGITASMLMIFSLATVEDIYRDKSNRWRYLHTILNCFAVLLFLGQGITGVRDLFEIGLWTQPPA
- a CDS encoding sensor histidine kinase; this translates as MKKVNSKLTNLLNSFKVGQKISIGYGIALGIAIGGTTIGIVIGDRYQHQAWEKRRHAQAEIELLHRLQTSILQARTHQQQLIPLISQPEEFRHEYAHFIEYEAITKQTWAEVREFVTTEKHNDPLHQEMMPLFIENNEAKLAAYFQQLHQVLKQIDIDNLDSPAEIAAAQELLLKFTNIDLAQKFDAISNELTDLVAISYQENLAAESELKAVDKLRLAIIGISILSSIAIATILAIFTTRAIANPLKRVTEVAQKATKESNFDLQIPVTTQDEIGILATSLNQLIQRVKQLLLEQKATSEQQLLQSEKMSSLGRMVAGIAHEINNPVNFIYGNLIHASEYIDDLFDLIHTYQNETSQPSLSVQKKSEEIDLEFLAVDLPKLLNSMKIGSERVRQIVLSLKNFSRLDEAEPHFVDIHACLDSTLLILNNRIKKDVKIVRNYGDIPKIEGYTSSLYQVFTNLLVNALDALEENQQKSKQIIITTKSFDLERVAIHITDNGCGISRQNQVKIFNNFFTTKPVGVGTGLGLAISRQIVAEKHQGQLICQSEVGVGTDFIVVLPITHQVIEKPAVLQATV